A genome region from Lactobacillus sp. ESL0791 includes the following:
- a CDS encoding DUF3923 family protein yields the protein MKKLKVSSILFTIIFVIGALFIWLRKVDGRGAVNTMDNRIISLTVWVVLFVIILLLHMIWLYFVNKNK from the coding sequence ATGAAAAAGTTAAAAGTCAGCAGTATTTTGTTTACCATTATTTTTGTGATCGGTGCATTGTTTATTTGGCTAAGAAAAGTAGATGGTAGAGGCGCCGTGAACACAATGGATAATCGGATAATTTCCCTAACCGTTTGGGTAGTCTTATTTGTAATTATTCTTTTGCTTCACATGATCTGGCTTTATTTTGTAAATAAAAATAAATAA